ATTATCAACAACTAATATCAAGTGTAAGAGGGAGAATTAACCCAGACAATTTCGCATTAAAAAAAGCTTTTTCTGAGGAATTATCAACGATTTCTTATAGTCAAGTTTTGATATATATAAGACTTGCCATGAAAGGTGTAGAGCCTGAATATACTCAAAAAAGTAAAGATGCTGGAGAAAGAGTTAAAGAGCATTTAAGTATAGAACTTGAAAATGTTGAATTTAGATATCAAGGCTCTGTTATGACCAATACACATATTAGGGGTTATAGTGATATAGACTTATTGACAATTTCAGATAAATTTTATTCGTATGATGTAAACAATATTCAGCAACTTTTGGCAAGCTCAGAAAGAAGGTCCAAATATTACCGGTCTTCAATTGAAAAGTTAGAAAAAGAGGTAAATACATCACCTTATTTAGGAAACTCAATTCAAGATTTAAGAGATTTAAGAATTAATAGCGAAAATGTTTTAAATAGAATTTATAGTGTCTGTGATACATCAAAACCCAAAGCAATTAAGATTAAAAACTTGAATTTAAATCGAGAAGTAGATATTGTAATAGCTAATTGGTATGATGATATTTCGTCAATAATTAATAATAAAGGAGATTATAGAGGTATTCAAATATTCAATAAGACGACGGATTCAAAAGAAAATCCAGATTATCCATTTTTGAGTATTAAAAGAATTAACGAAAGAAGTTCGGAAACAAATGGTAGGTTGAAAAAAATGATTCGATTTTTGAAGAATAGCAAAGCAAATTCAAATCAAGATATAGACTTAAATAGTTTCGAAATAAATGCTATATGTTATGATATTAATCCTTCGAAATACGAAAGCTTATCATTTTATGAATTAGTGCCAGTAATTTATAATCAAATGAAAGAGATAGCTACTGATGACAGTAAAGCAAATAATCTTGTTTCTGTAGATGGGAGAGAATATATCTTTAGACACAAGCAGTCTAAAAAAGATAATTTGAGAATATTACTTGCCGAAATAGAGGCGATTTTTGTTGATCTTAAAAGAACACTTGTATGATTATTAGACCTAAAATATTTATCGGCTCTTCAAGTGCAGGATTGGAAATAGCAGAGAAAGTCAAAGCACATTTGTCTAATATAGCGGACTGTTTCGTTTGGTCAGAACCAGATATTTGGGAAACAAACAGAAGTACCTTCGATAATCTGATTCGTATGGCGAATTACTTTGATTTTGGTGTCTTTGTTGCAACTGCTGATGATTTGACAGAAACCAACGACCGGTTAGTAATTGAACCAAGAGATAACGTCATTCTTGAAATGGCATTATTTTTAGGAGCAATGGGTCATCATAAATCTTTTTTGTTAGTAGAGAAAGGCATAAAATTACCCACAGATTTCAATGGAATTTATATGCCACGATTTGACACCAATGATGAAGATTCAATAAAAGATGCTTGCGATACTTATATGGCAAAAATCGAAGAACATTATCAATTAGGTCATTTAAGTTTATATCCAACGACAGCTTTGGCTATTGGCTACTATAAAAATTTTATAGCGGATTTGGTTGAAAGTGTTCAAACGGCTAAAAAAATGACCATCGATGAAACTGAATATACGGACTTTAAACTCAAAGTTGTTATTCCAGCTGACCTTAAAGGAATGATACGCGAAAAGGCGCAAGTATTTTATAAACGAAATGGGTTTTCTGCTAATGCAATGGAGGCAAAGTTTAGGAAACATCATTTATGGTTTCAATTAGATAAAAAAAATGCCCCAATTGCAATTATGTACGATATGCCAAGTACATTAACAGGAATTGACGATGCTATTGAGTTAATACTTCAAAAGAGCTATAAGGGCAGAACTAAAATTCAAGAATTAATTGAACAAAAAGAGCTCAATAATTTCAGAAGAGTATTACAAATGCAAATAGATAGCAGTCCATTTGCACAAGAGGTTGTAGAAATTATCGATGAATTTTAAATACACGAAAGTCCAATAAGTAACAACGTATATATCTCATAAATAATCAGTAAGTTGAAAAATCGAGTTATTTACATATCATTCGTATTATTTAATATAAGTCTGATTAGTAATTGTAAATCTCAAAAAGGAATTTTAAATGCAAATGAAATAGTGGAAATACTCCAGTGGAATAGATGTGGAGATAATGGAAGTAAGGAAGGTGAATTTCACTTGTTAAAAATAAGTCAGGACTCAACAATGATGATTTCTGGAACTCGAAATTCAGCTGATACCATAAAGAGCAAAACTGAATATTCAAAATGGAAGAAAATGACTGAACTTTTGAATGTTGAGGATTTTTTGAAGTTTGAATCCAAGGAGATAGTGAATTTGAAACCTGATAATTGTGAAAATGGAATTTCTATTATTACCAAGGACAGTATTTACACAGAAGCCAATGTCATATTCAATAAACTGATTGAAGAGTCTGAAACAATAAATGATTTGATAATAAAAACCAACAAGTAAGATTTTCTTTAATTATCGGAAACTACATTATTACTAAACCCACCGACTTTTTTGGGTAAATAAGCAGTAACGATGTTACTTCGGTTTTATTAACTTTAGCGTCCATTGATAAAAACTAGACCAACTTAATCAAGACTAAAATGGTGTGCATTTTCACGTGCTACACCGTTAACCTTATTCCTATGAAGACATTTTTGTGGTTCCTTTCCTTTTGTTTGCTTGTCAGCAATTCATCGCTCGCCCAAACCCATCAAAAAAATAGGGTCATTATCCTAACGGATATTGAGGCCGATCCAGATGATACACAGTCCTTGGTGCGTTTGCTGCTCTATTCCAATCAAATCGATATCAAGGGACTCGTGGCAACCACCTCATGCTGGATGCAAAACAAAATAAACCCGGAGTCCATTGCCAGGGTGATCCGAGGGTATGGAAAAGTACAACCCAATCTTTTAACCCACGAATCCGGTTATCCGGAATCGGAAGCCTTGTTGTCCTTGATCAAAAAGGGACTTCCGGTGTACGGTATGGACGGTGTAGGCGACGGTAAAGATTCCGAGGGTTCCGAATGGATCATTAAGGTCTTGGAAGAAAAGGATGATCGCCCCTTGTGGATTTCGGTTTGGGGCGGTGTAAATACCTTGGCGCAATCCCTCCATAAAATAAAACAAACGAAAAGTAAAAGCGAAGCCCAACGGATGATTTCAAAACTGCGGGTGTATACGATTTCCGATCAGGATGACAGCGGCCTTTGGATACGCAATACGTTTCCCGAACTTTTTTATATCGTTTCCCCGGGAGATCACTATGACTCGGCGACTTGGACAGGAATCAATACCTATATCAACGGAATCGATAACAGTAGCATAAGCAATACGTGGATTGCCGAAAATATTCAGCAGGACCATGGGCCTTTAGGTGCAGAATATCCCGATGTGGCTTGGGGCATGGAAGGGGATACCCCGGCTTTTTTGTCCCTGATTCCCAACGGACTCAATGTACCCGAACATCCGGAATGGGGCGCATGGGGCGGCCGATATGCACTGTATAAACCGGAATTTGACAAGACCAAAAAAGGAACTTCGGTCGTAACCATTGCTCCCGAGACCCGGGCTATTTGGACGAATGTTGATGATACGTATACGCCCTATGTTTCCCAAGAATATGGGAGAACGGTAAAAAGAGATACCTTGACGTTCAAGAACAATAAGGCCACCTTATGGCGATGGAGGGATGATTTTCAAAATGATTTTGCCGCCCGTATGGATTGGTGTTTGATGACGTATGAGGAGGCGAATCACCCACCGGTTCCCGGTCTGACCCATCCGGAGGAATTTACCGTAAAATCGGGCGAAGCTTTTAGTCTGGATGCGTTTAAATCCACCGACCCAGATGGGGATAACCTGAGTTATTTATGGTTTCACTATCCAGAGGAAAGTACCTATAAAAAGGAAATCTATATGGGGGCGGAGAATGTTCATATCGTGAACCTTACGGCGCCTGATGTGGATAAAAAGGAAACCCTTCATTTTATTTTAAAGCTCTCCGATAAAGGCAGCCCTTCCTTAACAAGGTACAAACGTGTTATCGTTACGGTTGTGCCTAAATAGCAGGTACGGCCACCTTGACATTGGGACTCAAGCTAAAATCCTAGAATGCTCCAATAAAAAAGCCACAAGTCTATTGTGGCTTTTGTAGATTTCGTGTATTACGTTGCTTAAATGGTCTGATAGTATGCTGTTAGGGTGCTATTCCCAATGCATCGACCAATTCTTCGTATGGCATTTTTTCTAGGTTGCCACGGTTCATCTTGGCACTCATTGATGCGGGAATCACCACATACCTGAATTTAAAGGGAACTAATTCTTCGGACTCATAACCCATAAAATTAATAAATATGAAGCCTAAATAATCTAAAGATGTAGCGGTTTCCTCGTCTATCATGGGATATCCAGAATCTTCCAAGTCAGGCTGATTGGTAAAACTTAAATCGGTACGAATTTCTAGACTGCCTTCATAGACATTGTAATACGTTAAAAAGTTTGCCGTGGCGCCTTCAGGCCCTTGGGCATGGACGAAAAGTTGGGGCAATGGAGAAATATAGGGAGTTCCTTCGGGCACTAACGGGGAATCCGGATTAATAGTAGTGTACACCATAATTAAAGAAGATTCTAAAATTTCTGGGGTAAAGCGATCATCTTCTACAAACAGGTTGGCGGAATAGGTTAAACGTGGTTCATCTAGAAATCCAAATGCATTATTTAAATCGAAGGGTATCCATTCGCTAGAAAATACATTCACATTGCCATCTTCGCCGGCAGGACCTTGTTCACCCTGTTCTCCTTGTTCACCTTGTTCACCCTGTGGGCCTTGTTCACCTTGTGGTCCCTGTTCACCTTGATTGCCCTGAGGCCCTTGTTCGCCCTGGATTCCTTGAATTCCTTGAGGTCCCATGGCACCATCCATTCCGTCTTCCGGCTCACAGGCCAAAAACAAACCTATAACACAACCAAATAATAATGTTTTTTTAAAAAAGTAGTAGTTCATCTAAAATTGAATTTGTTGATTCGTTACCTAATAACGACCTGAAATATAATTTAGTACGTAAAATCTTACAATTTTGATTCTCTAGTCTTTCTGGGTAGTGGTTGACATACGGAGCAGCTTGTCCTGAGTGTGGGCACTGAGCGGCCTGCCCTGAGCCTTTCGTTTTGCTCCGCAAGGTGCGCTCAAAGAAAACATGTTTTCTTTTCACCCAATGCTCAAGGTAAACTACATCGAAGGGAGCCGAAGTGAAGTCGAAGTGGAAAAGCCAAAAGCCAACGGCTAACAGCCTTTTTTTATCCCTTTCTAAACTCCCCAGGCGCTACACCCACGCGGTTTTTAAAAAGTCGGCTAAAATAGGCCGGGTCGTTAAAGTTGAGGAAGTAGGCCACTTCCGCAATGGAATAGGAGGTGTTCAACAGGTATTTTTTGGCCTCCGCGATGGTAAATTCCTGCACCACTTTTAAGGCAGAGGTTCCCGCTACGGTATGGCATACCCGGTTGAGGTGGGTTTGGGTAATGCCCAGTTTTTTTGCAAAGGTTTTGATGCTGGGCAGGTCTTGGGCATGCTGCCTTATGAGTTCCTGAAACTGCTGAAAATAGGCCAAGTTGCGGTTGTTGGTGAGTAAATCGGCCGTTCGGGTCCTAAACTTTTCACGGTACAGTTCCAAGTAGAGCATTTCAAAATAGGTCTTGAGGGCCAGCAGTTTTTCGGGCGCATTGTCAAAAATCTCTTGCTGGATCTTGTCCTTCCAATAGTCGAACTCCGCAAAACGTTCGGGACGTTCTGTAAAGGAAATACAGGCCAATTGACCCAATTGTCGGGTAAGGTCGGGCTTGTTGGGCAACAGGGTATCGTAAAAGGAAACGGAGAGGGTCATGACATGACCGGTAATGTGCGGCTCAAAATGAAAACCGTGCAGTACGTTGGCGGGTACGGTCACTGTACAAGGGGCATTTAGGGAGACTTCTTGCTTTTCGGAATATAGGGTGCCACTTCCCGAGGAAATTAAAAAGAGCTGCACGAGATCGGTGTGGATATGTTCCTCAATTTCCCACGCATAGATCTTGCTACGGTCTTGTAGGGGTTCTAGATGGATGAAATCGGACACCATAGGCAACTGCTGCTCGCCATATAAACCTTGGTAGCGAAGGAGGTCGTTCATTAATGTATATTTAAAACAAGTATCTACAATTAGAAATAATATAGTAAATATATGTATTTCAATATATTAAATAATAATCTGATATCATATTCAATATATATAACGGTTAAAATGTTTATTTTGTACAATAATAAAACAAAAATATCCAAGAGTAAACATCAATGTTTCAGTAGGTTTGAATGGATGAATTGATTGTCCGTTGATAATCTTACTTACACTTTTAGTGTCAGGTCGAGCGGTCATATCGAGCGCAGTCGAAATGCGAGACCTTAATTAAAATGAATTGAGCCTATAGACCTCTCGACTTTAAGTTTATCTTGAGCAAAGCCGAAAGACTCGAGGTGACAACCAGTTATGGTGGATTAGGGATAATTAAAAATTAATACTAATGGCTTCTGAATTTTTAGACCAATTTGATAGGGAGGTGCAACCGCCCTACCTTCACGAAGCGTATAAATCCACCTTGCTACGGGCGCCTTTACAGCCTTTGGTGGT
This window of the Maribacter cobaltidurans genome carries:
- a CDS encoding nucleotidyltransferase domain-containing protein, coding for MQKDYQQLISSVRGRINPDNFALKKAFSEELSTISYSQVLIYIRLAMKGVEPEYTQKSKDAGERVKEHLSIELENVEFRYQGSVMTNTHIRGYSDIDLLTISDKFYSYDVNNIQQLLASSERRSKYYRSSIEKLEKEVNTSPYLGNSIQDLRDLRINSENVLNRIYSVCDTSKPKAIKIKNLNLNREVDIVIANWYDDISSIINNKGDYRGIQIFNKTTDSKENPDYPFLSIKRINERSSETNGRLKKMIRFLKNSKANSNQDIDLNSFEINAICYDINPSKYESLSFYELVPVIYNQMKEIATDDSKANNLVSVDGREYIFRHKQSKKDNLRILLAEIEAIFVDLKRTLV
- a CDS encoding STING domain-containing protein; this encodes MIIRPKIFIGSSSAGLEIAEKVKAHLSNIADCFVWSEPDIWETNRSTFDNLIRMANYFDFGVFVATADDLTETNDRLVIEPRDNVILEMALFLGAMGHHKSFLLVEKGIKLPTDFNGIYMPRFDTNDEDSIKDACDTYMAKIEEHYQLGHLSLYPTTALAIGYYKNFIADLVESVQTAKKMTIDETEYTDFKLKVVIPADLKGMIREKAQVFYKRNGFSANAMEAKFRKHHLWFQLDKKNAPIAIMYDMPSTLTGIDDAIELILQKSYKGRTKIQELIEQKELNNFRRVLQMQIDSSPFAQEVVEIIDEF
- a CDS encoding DUF1593 domain-containing protein; amino-acid sequence: MKTFLWFLSFCLLVSNSSLAQTHQKNRVIILTDIEADPDDTQSLVRLLLYSNQIDIKGLVATTSCWMQNKINPESIARVIRGYGKVQPNLLTHESGYPESEALLSLIKKGLPVYGMDGVGDGKDSEGSEWIIKVLEEKDDRPLWISVWGGVNTLAQSLHKIKQTKSKSEAQRMISKLRVYTISDQDDSGLWIRNTFPELFYIVSPGDHYDSATWTGINTYINGIDNSSISNTWIAENIQQDHGPLGAEYPDVAWGMEGDTPAFLSLIPNGLNVPEHPEWGAWGGRYALYKPEFDKTKKGTSVVTIAPETRAIWTNVDDTYTPYVSQEYGRTVKRDTLTFKNNKATLWRWRDDFQNDFAARMDWCLMTYEEANHPPVPGLTHPEEFTVKSGEAFSLDAFKSTDPDGDNLSYLWFHYPEESTYKKEIYMGAENVHIVNLTAPDVDKKETLHFILKLSDKGSPSLTRYKRVIVTVVPK
- a CDS encoding helix-turn-helix domain-containing protein, which gives rise to MNDLLRYQGLYGEQQLPMVSDFIHLEPLQDRSKIYAWEIEEHIHTDLVQLFLISSGSGTLYSEKQEVSLNAPCTVTVPANVLHGFHFEPHITGHVMTLSVSFYDTLLPNKPDLTRQLGQLACISFTERPERFAEFDYWKDKIQQEIFDNAPEKLLALKTYFEMLYLELYREKFRTRTADLLTNNRNLAYFQQFQELIRQHAQDLPSIKTFAKKLGITQTHLNRVCHTVAGTSALKVVQEFTIAEAKKYLLNTSYSIAEVAYFLNFNDPAYFSRLFKNRVGVAPGEFRKG